In Penaeus chinensis breed Huanghai No. 1 chromosome 2, ASM1920278v2, whole genome shotgun sequence, the following proteins share a genomic window:
- the LOC125035012 gene encoding mucin-1-like: MSVGTPALPAGDKGLRDPGCLPSLLRVLGESYVDGTPTKELVKAPMFSGVRGAANQQGEQLMSKTYSPRATPTTHEQNQRPMSNTNDPRATPTTLEQHQRPSSNTNDPQATLTTYEQHQRPSSNTNDPGATPTTHEQHQRPSSNTHDPRATPTTHEQHQRPTSNTNDPGATPTTLEQHQRPTSNTNDLRATPTTHEQHQRPSSNTNDPGATPTTHEQHQRPSSNTNDPRATPTTLEQHQRPTSNTNDPRATPTTHEQHQRPSSNTYDPRATPTTLEQRKQPLKKSETDLSETARAR; this comes from the exons ATGAGCGTCGGGACTCCCGCTTTGCCTGCAGGTGACAAAGGCTTAAGG GATCCAGGATGCCTTCCCAGCCTCCTGCGAGTCCTGGGCGAGTCGTACGTGGACGGGACACCCACAAAAGAATTAGTTAAGGCACCCATGTTCTCTGGTGTTAGGGGGGCTG CCAATCAGCAAGGCGAGCAACTCATGAGCAAGACATACAGCCCAAGAGCAACACCAACGACCCACGAGCAAAACCAACGACCCATGAGCAACACCAACGACCCTCGAGCAACACCAACGACCCTCGAGCAACACCAACGACCCTCGAGCAACACCAACGACCCTCAAGCAACACTAACGACCTACGAGCAACACCAACGACCCTCGAGCAACACCAACGACCCAGGAGCAACACCAACGACCCACGAGCAACACCAACGACCCTCGAGCAACACCCACGACCCTCGAGCAACACCAACGACCCACGAGCAACACCAACGACCCACGAGCAACACCAACGACCCAGGAGCAACACCAACGACCCTCGAGCAACACCAACGACCCACGAGCAACACCAACGACCTTCGAGCAACACCAACGACCCACGAGCAACACCAACGACCCTCGAGCAACACCAACGACCCAGGAGCAACACCAACGACCCACGAGCAACACCAACGACCCTCGAGCAACACCAACGACCCTCGAGCAACACCAACGACCCTCGAGCAACACCAACGACCCACGAGCAACACCAACGACCCTCGAGCCACACCCACGACCCACGAGCAACACCAACGACCCTCGAGCAACACCTACGACCCTCGAGCAACACCAACGACCCTCGAGCAACGCAAACAGCCCCTGAAAAAGAGCGAGACAGACCTCAGCGAGACGGCGCGGGCGAGATAA